The Gopherus evgoodei ecotype Sinaloan lineage chromosome 8, rGopEvg1_v1.p, whole genome shotgun sequence genome includes a region encoding these proteins:
- the PARS2 gene encoding probable proline--tRNA ligase, mitochondrial isoform X1, translating to MAAGGHFGRGGGTGFGRGSSMALGMEWLLRPWKELLPGLTTRALQRQYPYRCHHGPPHRVKRLVLSQLFQPLNLREDSVAGLESKPDDLTCKSQRLMIQAGLIHPSSPGCYYYMPYTVRAMEKLVKVIDQEMQAIGGQKLNMPSLSSAELWRTSGRWDLMGKELFRLADRHSKEYCLGPTHEEIIADLIASQANLSYKQLPLLLYQITRKFRDEPKPRFGLLRSREFYMKDMYTFDTCEEAARRTYSLVCEAYCNVFNSLGFRFVKVQADTGSIGGSMSHEFQLPASIGEDRLMTCSNCSFSANVETINPDQTDCPVCKGKLSETKGIEVGHTFYLGTKYSSVFNVSFHTAQNKPVLAEMGCYGLGITRILAASVEVLSTEDSIRWPTLIAPYQVCLIPPKKGSREEMGAMLMDNLYDSIVEAVPQIKGEAVLDDRTHLTIGKRLKDANRLGYPYVIIAGKKVFDNPPEFEVWNQNTGEIMFLTKEGVIDLLSKVQVP from the exons ATGGCCGCTGGCGGGCACTTCGGCCGCGGCGGAGGGACGGG GTTTGGCAGAGGCTCCTCCATGGCCCTGGGGATGGAATGGCTGCTAAGACCATGGAAGGAATTGCTTCCTGGTCTGACAACCCGTGCCCTCCAGAGGCAGTATCCTTATAGATGTCACCATGGTCCCCCTCACAGGGTAAAGCGTCtggtgctgtcccagctctttcaGCCTCTGAATCTTCGAGAGGACAGTGTGGCTGGGCTGGAGAGCAAACCTGATGATCTGACATGTAAGAGTCAGaggctgatgatacaagcagggtTAATCCATCCCTCTAGCCCCGGCTGCTACTACTACATGCCTTACACTGTTCGAGCAATGGAGAAGCTTGTCAAGGTGATAGACCAAGAAATGCAGGCTATTGGGGGGCAGAagctaaatatgcccagtttaaGTTCTGCAGAGCTCTGGAGAACCAGTGGGCGGTGGGATTTAATGGGCAAAGAGCTCTTCCGACTTGCAGACAGGCACAGCAAAGAGTACTGTCTAGGGCCAACTCATGAAGAGATCATTGCAGACCTGATTGCTTCCCAAGCAAACTTGTCCTACAAGCAGCTGCCGCTCCTGCTGTATCAGATAACACGGAAGTTTCGAGATGAGCCCAAGCCCCGTTTTGGCTTGCTGCGCAGCAGGGAATTCTACATGAAGGACATGTACACGTTTGACACCTGTGAGGAAGCTGCTCGCCGGACCTACAGCCTGGTGTGTGAGGCCTACTGCAACGTGTTTAACAGCTTGGGGTTCCGCTTTGTCAAAGTGCAGGCAGACACGGGCAGCATTGGGGGGAGCATGTCGCACGAATTCCAGCTCCCCGCAAGCATTGGAGAGGACAGGTTGATGACCTGCTCCAACTGTAGTTTTTCAGCCAACGTGGAAACAATAAATCCTGACCAGACAGACTGCCCAGTTTGCAAAGGAAAACTGTCTGAGACCAAAGGGATCGAAGTTGGGCATACATTTTATCTGGGCACCAAGTACTCTTCTGTTTTTAATGTCAGCTTCCACACTGCCCAAAACAAACCAGTCCTAGCAGAAATGGGTTGCTATGGCTTGGGCATAACTCGGATTCTGGCTGCTTCTGTCGAGGTGCTTTCAACAGAAGACAGCATCCGTTGGCCAACCCTCATTGCACCTTACCAGGTCTGCCTCATTCCCCCCAAGAAAGGGAGCAGGGAAGAGATGGGTGCGATGTTAATGGATAATTTATATGACAGTATTGTCGAAGCCGTGCCTCAGATTAAAGGGGAAGCTGTGCTGGATGACAGGACTCACTTGACCATTGGTAAAAGATTAAAAGATGCTAACAGACTTGGTTACCCATATGTTATAATAGCTGGGAAGAAAGTTTTTGATAATCCCCCCGAGTTTGAAGTTTGGAATCAAAACACTGGGGAGATCATGTTCCTTACTAAAGAAGGAGTAATTGATTTGCTAAGTAAAGTGCAAGTTCCATAA
- the PARS2 gene encoding probable proline--tRNA ligase, mitochondrial isoform X2 produces the protein MALGMEWLLRPWKELLPGLTTRALQRQYPYRCHHGPPHRVKRLVLSQLFQPLNLREDSVAGLESKPDDLTCKSQRLMIQAGLIHPSSPGCYYYMPYTVRAMEKLVKVIDQEMQAIGGQKLNMPSLSSAELWRTSGRWDLMGKELFRLADRHSKEYCLGPTHEEIIADLIASQANLSYKQLPLLLYQITRKFRDEPKPRFGLLRSREFYMKDMYTFDTCEEAARRTYSLVCEAYCNVFNSLGFRFVKVQADTGSIGGSMSHEFQLPASIGEDRLMTCSNCSFSANVETINPDQTDCPVCKGKLSETKGIEVGHTFYLGTKYSSVFNVSFHTAQNKPVLAEMGCYGLGITRILAASVEVLSTEDSIRWPTLIAPYQVCLIPPKKGSREEMGAMLMDNLYDSIVEAVPQIKGEAVLDDRTHLTIGKRLKDANRLGYPYVIIAGKKVFDNPPEFEVWNQNTGEIMFLTKEGVIDLLSKVQVP, from the coding sequence ATGGCCCTGGGGATGGAATGGCTGCTAAGACCATGGAAGGAATTGCTTCCTGGTCTGACAACCCGTGCCCTCCAGAGGCAGTATCCTTATAGATGTCACCATGGTCCCCCTCACAGGGTAAAGCGTCtggtgctgtcccagctctttcaGCCTCTGAATCTTCGAGAGGACAGTGTGGCTGGGCTGGAGAGCAAACCTGATGATCTGACATGTAAGAGTCAGaggctgatgatacaagcagggtTAATCCATCCCTCTAGCCCCGGCTGCTACTACTACATGCCTTACACTGTTCGAGCAATGGAGAAGCTTGTCAAGGTGATAGACCAAGAAATGCAGGCTATTGGGGGGCAGAagctaaatatgcccagtttaaGTTCTGCAGAGCTCTGGAGAACCAGTGGGCGGTGGGATTTAATGGGCAAAGAGCTCTTCCGACTTGCAGACAGGCACAGCAAAGAGTACTGTCTAGGGCCAACTCATGAAGAGATCATTGCAGACCTGATTGCTTCCCAAGCAAACTTGTCCTACAAGCAGCTGCCGCTCCTGCTGTATCAGATAACACGGAAGTTTCGAGATGAGCCCAAGCCCCGTTTTGGCTTGCTGCGCAGCAGGGAATTCTACATGAAGGACATGTACACGTTTGACACCTGTGAGGAAGCTGCTCGCCGGACCTACAGCCTGGTGTGTGAGGCCTACTGCAACGTGTTTAACAGCTTGGGGTTCCGCTTTGTCAAAGTGCAGGCAGACACGGGCAGCATTGGGGGGAGCATGTCGCACGAATTCCAGCTCCCCGCAAGCATTGGAGAGGACAGGTTGATGACCTGCTCCAACTGTAGTTTTTCAGCCAACGTGGAAACAATAAATCCTGACCAGACAGACTGCCCAGTTTGCAAAGGAAAACTGTCTGAGACCAAAGGGATCGAAGTTGGGCATACATTTTATCTGGGCACCAAGTACTCTTCTGTTTTTAATGTCAGCTTCCACACTGCCCAAAACAAACCAGTCCTAGCAGAAATGGGTTGCTATGGCTTGGGCATAACTCGGATTCTGGCTGCTTCTGTCGAGGTGCTTTCAACAGAAGACAGCATCCGTTGGCCAACCCTCATTGCACCTTACCAGGTCTGCCTCATTCCCCCCAAGAAAGGGAGCAGGGAAGAGATGGGTGCGATGTTAATGGATAATTTATATGACAGTATTGTCGAAGCCGTGCCTCAGATTAAAGGGGAAGCTGTGCTGGATGACAGGACTCACTTGACCATTGGTAAAAGATTAAAAGATGCTAACAGACTTGGTTACCCATATGTTATAATAGCTGGGAAGAAAGTTTTTGATAATCCCCCCGAGTTTGAAGTTTGGAATCAAAACACTGGGGAGATCATGTTCCTTACTAAAGAAGGAGTAATTGATTTGCTAAGTAAAGTGCAAGTTCCATAA